From the genome of Segatella hominis, one region includes:
- a CDS encoding DUF4250 domain-containing protein, which yields MDKLPMNDVPMLVSAINFLLRDHEFDTLDEICYHFHVNRADLEAKMATQGFEWSEEQKKFW from the coding sequence ATGGATAAATTACCTATGAATGATGTGCCGATGCTGGTAAGCGCAATCAACTTCCTGCTTCGCGACCATGAGTTTGATACATTGGATGAGATTTGCTATCATTTCCATGTAAACCGTGCCGATCTGGAAGCTAAAATGGCAACCCAGGGTTTCGAATGGTCAGAAGAGCAGAAGAAGTTCTGGTAA
- a CDS encoding YitT family protein has protein sequence MTANITKRPLFREIQDYVFIAIGMISYAIGWNVFLLPTNVTASGLPGISSIIYWATGCPVQIPYFIVNSCLIVAAWIILGKKFCMKTIYAVIVVTLLTSYFSHHTENLHLLQSQPLWAAFLGAVFCGCGIGLGFSAGGSTGGTDIVAAIVNKYRDISLGRVIMICDIFIISSSYFVVHDWEKVLYGYVVLYVQAFCIDQVVNSRRRSVQFFIISKKYQEIGKRINTDADRGVTVVDASGFYSGQQVKMLFVLAKQRQSQTIFRLIEEIDPHAFVSQSAVIGVYGEGFDQIKGKIKKKSEEGNEEEIEGK, from the coding sequence ATGACTGCAAACATAACAAAGCGACCCTTGTTTCGAGAGATTCAAGACTATGTATTCATCGCCATTGGCATGATTTCCTATGCCATCGGCTGGAATGTATTCCTCCTTCCTACCAATGTAACAGCCAGCGGCTTACCTGGTATCTCCTCTATTATCTATTGGGCCACAGGATGTCCAGTACAGATACCTTATTTTATAGTCAATTCCTGTCTTATCGTAGCAGCTTGGATCATTCTCGGCAAGAAGTTTTGCATGAAAACCATCTATGCCGTAATCGTGGTAACCCTTCTCACCTCCTATTTTTCACACCATACAGAGAATCTGCATCTTCTCCAGAGCCAACCGCTTTGGGCAGCATTCTTAGGAGCAGTATTTTGCGGATGCGGTATCGGACTCGGTTTTTCTGCGGGCGGTTCTACGGGAGGAACAGATATCGTAGCAGCCATCGTCAATAAGTATCGCGACATCTCTCTGGGCAGAGTCATCATGATATGTGATATTTTCATCATTTCCTCCAGCTACTTTGTAGTCCACGACTGGGAGAAAGTACTCTATGGATATGTAGTACTCTATGTCCAGGCTTTCTGTATCGACCAGGTGGTCAACAGTCGTCGCCGAAGCGTACAGTTCTTCATCATTTCCAAGAAATATCAGGAGATAGGCAAACGTATCAATACAGATGCCGACCGTGGAGTAACCGTAGTAGATGCCTCCGGTTTCTATTCCGGTCAGCAGGTAAAGATGCTCTTCGTACTGGCCAAGCAGCGCCAGTCGCAAACCATCTTCCGCCTCATCGAAGAGATAGACCCTCACGCCTTCGTCAGCCAGAGTGCCGTGATTGGCGTATATGGCGAAGGCTTCGACCAGATCAAGGGTAAGATCAAGAAGAAAAGCGAAGAAGGGAATGAAGAAGAAATAGAAGGGAAATAA
- a CDS encoding chain-length determining protein, whose product MEYKEEKTKQIDVVAIAKTMWQHKKAYIIALPVVAVVSYLLIVCVPRTYTSTVKLAPELSSFNSSSLSDIASSFGFDMGTSKGGDALFPELYPDLIQSNDFITSLFDVKVKSKDGKINTTYYNYLSTMQKAPWWTQAIEAIKNIFASKEASGISQQKVNSFMLTKKQDEVAKSMGTLIKCSVDKKDYVISISVDDQDPLICATIADTVRARLQQFITEYRTRKARTDLEYYQKMCKDAKEKYEKVRRTYGSYSDANQDVVLESFKLKENDLENEMQLLYNNYTALTTQVQQAQAKLLMQTPAFTTLQNASVPLKPTGPKRMIFALGMTLLAFIIITFFSVRKVIFGEID is encoded by the coding sequence ATGGAATATAAAGAAGAAAAAACAAAGCAAATAGATGTAGTTGCTATTGCCAAAACAATGTGGCAACATAAAAAGGCATACATAATTGCACTACCAGTAGTCGCAGTTGTATCCTATTTACTCATAGTTTGTGTACCAAGGACATATACATCTACTGTAAAATTAGCACCTGAACTTTCCAGTTTTAATTCAAGTTCTTTGAGCGATATAGCATCCTCCTTTGGATTTGATATGGGAACATCTAAGGGTGGTGATGCCCTTTTTCCTGAATTGTATCCTGATCTGATTCAATCTAATGATTTTATAACCAGTCTTTTTGATGTGAAAGTAAAATCTAAAGATGGTAAGATAAATACAACATACTACAATTATTTATCAACGATGCAAAAAGCACCATGGTGGACACAAGCCATTGAAGCTATCAAAAACATATTTGCAAGCAAAGAGGCTTCAGGCATTAGTCAGCAAAAAGTTAATTCTTTTATGTTGACTAAAAAACAAGATGAAGTAGCAAAAAGCATGGGTACTCTTATAAAATGTAGCGTTGATAAGAAAGACTATGTCATCTCAATATCTGTCGATGACCAAGATCCTTTGATCTGCGCAACAATAGCTGACACAGTAAGAGCAAGACTCCAGCAGTTTATTACAGAGTATCGTACAAGAAAAGCTCGTACAGACCTGGAATATTATCAGAAGATGTGCAAAGATGCTAAAGAGAAATATGAAAAGGTACGTCGTACTTATGGAAGCTATTCCGACGCTAACCAGGACGTTGTCTTAGAGTCATTTAAACTGAAAGAAAATGACTTAGAGAACGAAATGCAGTTATTATATAATAATTATACTGCATTGACAACACAAGTTCAACAAGCACAAGCAAAATTATTAATGCAAACTCCGGCATTTACAACATTACAAAATGCCTCAGTTCCTTTGAAGCCAACAGGACCAAAAAGAATGATTTTTGCTTTAGGAATGACTTTATTAGCTTTCATAATCATTACATTTTTTTCTGTTAGAAAAGTCATATTTGGAGAAATAGATTAA
- a CDS encoding EpsG family protein — protein sequence MGYILLAMFIIIAILCYLEEYIKKYQKPLFFLIGLVLIIIAGFREIGLDPDSENYEKTFLNYFKNRTDEMVEPSFLLISYILRCFTDNVHILFLIYALFGVSLKMFAFRKLTEFYFIPLLCYISFYYVLHDLTQIRAGVVSGILLIALHLITENKKKIAFLLLLGGSLIHYSSLTLLPIIFLNNKPFNKKTTILFLCAIPLGYVVFYAGGSILMNPSIPFIGNKLAIYQTAVEKGKITVAINIFDPLHIMSILLFYYLFLFKDTLTKLCSNFPILLKTSAIGLSLYSALSFLPVLALRTSQLYCIVNILLYTYLIYTIKQKWIGITIVVIISLILLYVSIPHYGLGNIIMPD from the coding sequence ATGGGTTACATCTTATTGGCAATGTTTATTATCATTGCTATACTTTGTTACTTAGAAGAATATATCAAGAAATATCAGAAGCCATTATTTTTTCTGATAGGTCTTGTACTGATAATTATTGCTGGATTTCGAGAAATCGGCTTGGATCCAGACTCTGAAAATTACGAAAAAACATTCTTGAATTATTTCAAGAATAGAACAGACGAGATGGTTGAGCCTTCATTTCTGCTCATATCATACATTTTGAGATGCTTTACAGACAATGTACACATTTTGTTTTTGATTTACGCACTATTCGGAGTGTCTTTAAAAATGTTTGCATTTAGGAAATTGACCGAATTCTATTTTATTCCACTGTTATGTTACATTAGCTTCTACTATGTACTGCATGACCTTACACAGATAAGAGCAGGAGTCGTATCGGGAATATTACTTATTGCACTTCATCTCATAACAGAGAACAAAAAGAAAATAGCCTTCTTGCTTTTGCTTGGAGGATCTTTAATACATTATTCATCATTAACACTCCTTCCTATCATATTTCTGAACAACAAACCTTTCAACAAAAAGACAACTATTCTATTTCTATGCGCTATTCCGTTGGGATATGTAGTATTCTATGCAGGGGGTAGTATTCTGATGAATCCATCAATTCCATTTATCGGTAACAAACTGGCAATTTACCAGACTGCAGTAGAGAAGGGAAAAATAACAGTAGCAATCAATATTTTTGATCCGCTGCATATCATGTCGATATTGCTGTTTTATTACCTCTTCCTTTTTAAGGATACGCTGACAAAACTATGCAGTAATTTCCCGATATTACTTAAAACTTCAGCAATAGGATTGTCTCTGTATTCAGCACTTTCCTTTTTGCCAGTTTTGGCTTTGCGAACAAGCCAGTTATATTGTATCGTGAATATACTGCTTTATACCTATCTTATATACACCATCAAACAGAAGTGGATAGGTATCACCATAGTAGTTATAATATCTCTCATTCTGCTCTATGTAAGCATACCGCATTATGGATTGGGAAATATAATCATGCCCGATTAA
- a CDS encoding PD-(D/E)XK nuclease domain-containing protein, with the protein MDLNDLSAMYRKAAQEGEWQPLFKYLSSSYWKDSSIRDSIQGERNIQGYFNAYLHLSKLFIAHPEIEANHGYCDFFLLADTKKYPTLRHSYIIELKYLNSKATVEEVKIIKEQAQEQLKKYITDSNIQSLSVGTQLHGIYLIFQQGKTTEIGEI; encoded by the coding sequence TTGGATCTCAATGACTTATCTGCTATGTACCGTAAAGCGGCACAAGAAGGAGAATGGCAACCTTTATTTAAATATCTTTCCAGTTCATATTGGAAAGACAGTAGCATCAGAGATAGCATTCAAGGAGAGCGTAACATACAAGGTTATTTCAATGCCTACCTTCACCTATCAAAGCTCTTCATAGCGCATCCTGAGATAGAGGCAAATCATGGCTATTGCGACTTCTTTCTTTTAGCAGACACCAAGAAATACCCAACATTGCGCCATAGCTACATTATAGAGTTGAAGTATCTTAATTCTAAAGCAACAGTTGAAGAAGTAAAGATAATCAAGGAACAAGCCCAGGAGCAATTGAAAAAATACATTACAGACTCGAATATACAAAGTCTATCTGTAGGAACACAACTACACGGAATATATCTAATATTCCAACAAGGTAAGACGACAGAGATTGGAGAGATATAA
- a CDS encoding transposase, translated as MNTGLDLYMDIFKDAVEDSAAKLTKSFEKILIEVIILFMVIPRKINFTQMGRYGSHVEQTYRNAFGLKKSKCIDWLKLNVSLAKRFFGKQGRWAIAIDPSYISKAGKKTPHIGRFWSGCAQSVKHGLEIMGIGLVDIDAKDCMMLRAHQSLSNKELSLRNKTMVDFYISVIKRYRKELLKLSTLIVADAYFSTSTFVNGIKKEGFSLISRFRDNACLFYVYAGPRTGKRGRPKTKDGKIDMKNLDLTRMEKMEMKDIEGTAYTLIAYSKALKCKVRLVIWQMPNGKKKLFFSTDTSLSGEEVLLYYRTRFQIEFCFRDAKGYTGLMDCQARDKWKLDFAFNASFTSLNVAKVTMKEMGMEYSMSSFKSLMTNIYLVKRIFKASGYTPNRTLISKIFKDLSCLQRIAA; from the coding sequence ATGAATACAGGACTTGACCTATATATGGATATCTTTAAAGATGCAGTTGAAGATTCGGCTGCAAAGTTAACAAAAAGTTTCGAGAAAATACTCATCGAGGTGATAATTTTGTTCATGGTAATACCAAGAAAGATAAATTTCACCCAAATGGGTAGGTATGGCTCGCATGTTGAGCAAACCTATCGCAACGCATTCGGCTTGAAAAAGTCGAAGTGCATTGACTGGCTCAAACTTAATGTCTCACTTGCCAAGCGCTTCTTTGGTAAACAGGGAAGATGGGCTATTGCCATTGATCCCAGCTACATCAGCAAAGCTGGCAAGAAGACTCCACATATCGGTCGTTTTTGGTCGGGATGTGCACAGTCTGTTAAACATGGTCTCGAAATCATGGGTATTGGTCTCGTTGATATCGATGCCAAAGACTGCATGATGTTAAGAGCCCACCAGTCGCTAAGTAATAAAGAACTGAGTCTCAGAAATAAGACTATGGTAGATTTCTATATCAGCGTCATTAAGCGTTATCGCAAGGAACTTCTTAAACTCTCAACCCTCATAGTTGCAGATGCTTACTTCTCTACAAGTACATTTGTTAATGGGATAAAGAAAGAAGGGTTCTCTTTGATAAGCCGCTTTCGTGACAATGCTTGTCTCTTTTATGTCTATGCAGGTCCACGTACAGGAAAACGTGGTCGCCCCAAGACCAAGGATGGCAAGATTGATATGAAGAATCTTGACCTCACTCGAATGGAGAAGATGGAGATGAAAGATATAGAAGGAACAGCTTATACTTTGATTGCCTATTCCAAGGCACTCAAGTGTAAAGTTAGACTTGTCATCTGGCAGATGCCGAATGGCAAGAAGAAACTATTCTTCTCTACAGACACCTCACTTTCGGGTGAAGAGGTACTTCTTTATTATAGAACTAGGTTCCAGATCGAATTTTGCTTTCGTGACGCCAAAGGCTATACTGGTCTTATGGACTGCCAAGCTCGCGATAAGTGGAAACTCGATTTTGCTTTCAATGCTTCGTTCACATCACTAAATGTTGCCAAGGTAACTATGAAGGAGATGGGAATGGAATATTCTATGTCTTCATTTAAGTCACTGATGACCAACATTTATCTAGTGAAACGAATTTTTAAAGCAAGTGGGTACACCCCGAACCGAACTTTAATTAGTAAGATTTTCAAAGATCTCTCGTGCTTACAGCGTATAGCTGCTTAG
- a CDS encoding Fic family protein, with translation MAFLKLKDRENFMVNYLIPAIKKGYITPLYPNSPHHPKQKYLLTEKGKERLEREDGTHFTK, from the coding sequence ATGGCATTTCTTAAACTTAAAGACAGAGAGAACTTTATGGTAAATTATCTTATTCCTGCCATCAAGAAAGGATATATTACCCCTCTCTATCCAAACTCACCTCATCATCCAAAGCAGAAATACTTGCTTACAGAGAAGGGAAAGGAACGTCTTGAAAGAGAAGATGGCACACATTTCACAAAATAA
- a CDS encoding AAA family ATPase has protein sequence MMKQKRKMPLGIQDFEEMRRGDYLYVDKTDIVWQLANGVKYNFLSRPRRFGKSLLCSTLKCYFEGRKELFEGLKIMQMEEDWVKRPVIYLSMSLGGSSAQELKEYLHWF, from the coding sequence ATGATGAAACAAAAAAGAAAAATGCCTTTGGGCATACAGGACTTTGAAGAAATGCGTAGGGGTGATTATCTCTATGTGGATAAGACGGATATTGTATGGCAGTTGGCTAACGGCGTTAAGTACAATTTCCTAAGTCGTCCTCGTCGTTTTGGTAAGTCCCTGTTGTGCTCTACCCTCAAGTGTTATTTTGAAGGAAGGAAAGAACTCTTTGAAGGATTGAAAATCATGCAGATGGAGGAAGACTGGGTCAAACGTCCGGTCATCTATCTAAGTATGAGTTTGGGTGGCTCTTCTGCTCAGGAACTTAAGGAATATTTGCATTGGTTCTAA
- a CDS encoding oligosaccharide flippase family protein, producing the protein MYASSKNIQNRSKRIASNTLVLFARMLIITFVNLYTIRWVLAGLGTEDYGIFNAVAGVVTASTCFSNVLALSTQRFYSFAMGKGDTERLKEIFSVSLNIVMLTALILFIIIELIGPWLISTQLTIPQERLEVAQWIFQFSLCSFIFTLLQIPFIGAIFANENMGYYALISTIDCIVKLLIAYCIGMTGGDNLLFYGAALMFEALMVMILYIIIAKKKYSECKYTIVRKKSLYKELFSFSGWSFYGALAGVGMTQGSTIILNIFFGPIINAAFGIANQIYNAINTLTNSIVIAFRPAMIKSYSAKENGYLEQLFFASSKAILYLLTMVLIPFIFEAETLLKLWLGKYTPTMVLYSRLYAVYTICLALHNPITTIIQATGNIRKYSMYVESMTILCLPICWILFKLGMPSYYVFITMIGLCILAHIIRLLMLQKSISYLTIFKYMARLVLPGILIISATTLIVYCVETLNTNRILQLILSFAVSAISISILLYTVGISKTERKLIKELVNRKIKK; encoded by the coding sequence ATGTATGCAAGTAGTAAAAACATACAAAACCGTTCTAAGCGAATAGCATCCAATACATTAGTGCTATTCGCCAGAATGCTTATTATAACCTTCGTCAATCTCTACACAATACGTTGGGTATTGGCAGGACTTGGCACTGAAGATTATGGAATCTTCAATGCCGTAGCAGGAGTAGTAACTGCAAGCACATGCTTCAGTAACGTACTTGCTTTGTCTACGCAACGTTTTTATTCTTTCGCAATGGGTAAAGGAGATACAGAACGATTGAAGGAGATTTTCTCGGTTAGCCTCAACATCGTTATGCTGACAGCTCTCATTTTGTTTATCATTATCGAGCTGATTGGACCATGGCTAATTTCTACCCAACTTACCATTCCGCAAGAACGTTTGGAAGTAGCTCAATGGATTTTTCAATTTTCCCTTTGCTCTTTCATATTTACACTTCTTCAGATACCATTCATCGGTGCAATCTTTGCCAATGAGAACATGGGATATTATGCCTTGATATCTACAATTGATTGCATCGTAAAACTTCTAATAGCCTATTGTATTGGTATGACAGGTGGTGATAATCTGTTATTTTACGGAGCAGCCCTGATGTTTGAGGCGTTAATGGTGATGATACTTTATATCATAATTGCAAAGAAAAAATATTCGGAATGTAAATATACCATAGTAAGAAAAAAAAGCCTATACAAGGAATTATTTTCCTTCTCTGGCTGGTCTTTCTATGGAGCATTGGCTGGTGTAGGCATGACTCAGGGAAGCACCATCATCCTAAACATATTTTTTGGCCCTATTATCAATGCTGCTTTTGGTATTGCCAATCAAATATACAATGCAATCAATACTCTCACCAACAGTATCGTCATTGCATTCCGACCAGCAATGATTAAATCATATTCTGCAAAGGAGAATGGATATTTAGAACAGCTTTTCTTCGCAAGCAGCAAGGCCATACTCTATCTGCTGACGATGGTACTTATCCCCTTCATCTTCGAAGCAGAGACTTTACTTAAACTTTGGCTTGGGAAGTATACACCTACCATGGTTTTGTATTCTAGACTCTATGCGGTTTATACTATATGCTTGGCATTACATAATCCGATTACCACTATCATACAGGCAACAGGCAACATACGCAAATACAGTATGTATGTGGAAAGTATGACGATACTGTGCCTGCCTATCTGCTGGATCCTATTCAAGTTAGGCATGCCATCCTATTATGTGTTCATCACCATGATTGGACTTTGCATTTTGGCACATATCATCAGATTACTCATGCTGCAGAAAAGTATATCCTACTTAACCATCTTTAAATATATGGCACGACTGGTTTTACCGGGCATCCTGATTATTTCTGCAACAACGCTGATTGTATATTGCGTAGAGACGTTGAATACAAACAGGATACTTCAACTCATCTTGTCGTTTGCCGTTTCTGCAATAAGCATATCCATCCTATTATATACTGTTGGCATTTCAAAAACGGAACGGAAACTTATCAAAGAGTTAGTTAATAGAAAAATAAAAAAATAA
- a CDS encoding ATP-binding protein yields MKYPIGIQNFEDLRRNGYKYVDKTNFVYKLADEGKYYFLSRPRRFGKSLFLSTLEAYFQGKKELFEGLAIYDLETEWKKYPIFHIDLNTANFREKDSLYNVLNDYLTGWEDKYGARESEATLALRFKGVIARAAEKEGCGVVILIDEYDKPILQTLRDPELQAEHRAQLKAFYSVLKTQDRYIKFAFLTGVTKFGKVSVFSDLNNLTDISMDHRYISICGMTEKELLTNFKEGISELAEANGDTEESTIAKLKARYDGYHFEENTVGLYNPFSVLNTLSRLRYKDYWFETGTPTFLVDLLKMHNYRLPDMTKERVSDDVINSVDSLSTNPIPVIYQSGYLTIKGYDERFKKYLLGFPNREVEEGFLNFLLPLYCSAGDRSAFMVDEFVKDVEAGHVEQFMNRLTAFFADNNYQVAGEAELYFQNALYLIFKIMGFRTQVEIPTSDGRMDVLIQTSDYIYIIECKLDGSAEEALQQIESKNYAAPFAMDKRTIIKLGINFSSKTRGVESWKVG; encoded by the coding sequence ATGAAATATCCAATAGGAATACAAAATTTCGAAGACTTGCGACGTAACGGTTACAAATACGTTGACAAGACAAACTTTGTATATAAGCTCGCAGATGAGGGCAAATATTACTTTCTGAGTCGTCCGAGACGATTCGGCAAGAGTCTCTTCTTGTCCACCCTGGAAGCATATTTCCAAGGCAAGAAGGAACTCTTCGAAGGCCTTGCCATTTATGACTTAGAGACAGAATGGAAGAAATATCCTATATTCCATATTGACCTCAATACCGCCAACTTTCGAGAAAAGGACAGCCTATATAATGTACTTAACGATTACCTTACAGGTTGGGAGGACAAATATGGAGCCCGTGAGTCAGAAGCCACACTTGCCCTTCGTTTCAAGGGTGTGATAGCAAGAGCTGCGGAGAAAGAAGGATGTGGTGTCGTTATTCTTATAGATGAATACGACAAGCCTATACTTCAGACCCTGCGCGACCCTGAGTTACAGGCAGAACACCGTGCACAGCTGAAAGCATTCTATTCGGTTTTGAAAACCCAAGACCGATATATCAAGTTTGCATTCCTCACAGGTGTAACCAAGTTTGGCAAGGTTAGCGTGTTCAGCGACCTCAACAACCTGACGGATATCTCGATGGACCATCGTTATATCAGCATCTGCGGAATGACAGAGAAGGAACTGCTTACGAATTTCAAGGAAGGTATCAGCGAATTAGCCGAAGCCAATGGCGATACAGAAGAATCCACAATAGCAAAACTGAAAGCAAGATACGACGGATATCATTTCGAGGAAAATACAGTAGGTCTCTATAACCCATTCAGCGTACTGAACACTTTGTCAAGACTTCGCTATAAAGACTACTGGTTTGAGACTGGCACACCCACATTTCTAGTTGACTTGCTGAAAATGCACAACTATCGTTTGCCAGACATGACAAAGGAAAGGGTATCAGACGATGTAATCAACAGCGTGGATTCACTGTCAACCAATCCGATACCTGTGATATACCAGAGTGGTTATCTCACTATCAAAGGCTATGACGAAAGGTTTAAGAAATACCTACTTGGTTTCCCTAACAGAGAAGTGGAAGAAGGTTTCCTTAACTTCCTGCTGCCACTATACTGTTCTGCGGGTGATCGTTCCGCCTTTATGGTCGATGAGTTTGTCAAGGATGTGGAAGCAGGACATGTTGAACAATTTATGAATCGGCTTACTGCTTTCTTTGCAGACAACAACTATCAGGTAGCAGGCGAAGCAGAACTTTACTTCCAAAATGCCCTATATCTCATTTTTAAGATTATGGGATTCCGCACACAGGTAGAAATACCGACAAGTGATGGCAGGATGGACGTTCTCATTCAAACTTCCGACTACATTTACATCATTGAATGCAAATTAGACGGAAGTGCAGAAGAAGCCCTGCAACAGATAGAGTCCAAAAACTATGCAGCTCCTTTCGCTATGGATAAGCGAACAATTATCAAGCTCGGCATCAACTTCTCCAGCAAGACAAGAGGAGTAGAGAGTTGGAAGGTGGGATAA